A genomic stretch from Microcebus murinus isolate Inina chromosome 19, M.murinus_Inina_mat1.0, whole genome shotgun sequence includes:
- the AGFG2 gene encoding arf-GAP domain and FG repeat-containing protein 2 isoform X3: MITSSLIRRGLNPPHRVKSISMTTFTEPEVVFLQSRGNEVCRKIWLGLFDARTSLVPDSRDPQKVKEFLQEKYEKKRWYVPPDQIKGPTYTKGSTSTPVQGSISEGKPLRTLPGDPMPSLSAAASTSSQSVSQSQARTSQARSSQPPPHSSVKKASTDLLADIGGDPFAAPQTAPAFAAFPAFGGQTPSHGGFANFDAFGSSPSSSAFGSIPPTGQAPFQAQPTPAASRMLTGSYSSGSSQVTPFGAAPLIPASQPNSRADMGSFLGPGVPAGGIPSSIFGMAGQVPTLQSATTGSSSSTGLAFGAFTNPFAAPAAQPQLPSTNPFQPNGLAPGPGFGMSSAGPGFAQTVPPTGAFASSFPPALFPQHSSLTPQQNGSSFGDLGSAKLGQRPLSQPAGISTNPFMTGSSSSPFASKPPTTNPFL; the protein is encoded by the exons GAGAGGCCTGAACCCTCCTCATCGTGTCAAGTCCATCTCCATGACAACTTTCACTGAACCTGAAGTAGTATTCCTGCAGTCTCGTGGCAATGAG GTTTGCAGGAAGATATGGCTAGGTCTGTTTGATGCTCGGACATCTTTAGTACCAGATTCCAGGGATCCTCAGAAGGTGAAGGAGTTTCTccaggaaaaatatgaaaagaagagatg GTATGTCCCCCCAGACCAAATCAAGGGGCCCACTTATACCAAAGGCAGTACCTCCACCCCTGTTCAGGGCTCCATATCAGAAGGGAAGCCCCTGCGAACACTTCCAGGTGATCCTATGCCATCTCTCTCAGCTGCTGCCTCCACCTCGAGCCAG TCTGTCAGTCAATCTCAAGCTCGGACATCCCAGGCCCGGAGCTCTCAGCCACCTCCCCACTCTTCTGTCAAGAAAGCAAGTACTGACCTGCTGGCTGACATTGGTGGAGATCCCTTTGCTGCTCCCCAGACAGCACCAGCTTTTGCTGCATTCCCCGCCTTTGGAG GCCAGACACCTTCCCATGGGGGCTTTGCCAACTTTGATGCCTTTGGCAGTAGCCCCAGCTCTTCTGCATTTGGAAGCATCCCTCCAACTGGTCAAGCCCCATTCCAGGCCCAGCCAACACCTGCAG CCAGTCGGATGCTAACTGGAAGTTACAGCTCTG GGAGCAGCCAGGTGACTCCATTTGGTGCCGCTCCTCTCATACCTGCCAGTCAGCCAAACAGCCGTGCAGATATGGGCAGCTTCCTGGGACCTGGGGTGCCAGCTGGAGGTATCCCTAGCAG CATCTTCGGGATGGCTGGCCAGGTCCCCACACTCCAGTCTGCCAcgactggcagcagcagcagcacagggCTTGCCTTTGGAG CCTTCACCAACCCTTTTGCAgcccctgctgcccagccccagctgcctTCCACCAACCCATTCCAGCCCAATGGCCTGGCCCCAG GGCCCGGCTTTGGGATGAGCAGTGCTGGGCCTGGCTTCGCCCAGACAGTGCCACCCACTGGGGCCTTTGCCAGCAGCTTCCCACCAGCACTGTTCCCCCAACACAGCTCACTGACTCCACAGCAGAATG GCTCTTCCTTCGGGGACTTAGGATCAGCCAAGCTGGGGCAGAGGCCACTGAGCCAGCCAGCTGGGATCTCCACCAACCCCTTCATG ACTGGATCCTCATCAAGCCCATTTGCCTCCAAACCTCCAACCACCAACCCATTCTTGTAG
- the LOC105868385 gene encoding uncharacterized protein LOC105868385: MKPAGGSPTESPGSKCADVSLGSPLPWAYPADVRLCGHLRKQKSQRRRFFALRTDPPRLECYESEKQFRGGQARPQRSVSLVGACTISKRADARQRHLIVLYTRDSSLGVAAASEAEQQAWYCALLEVRAAAGPSSYEDPGTWILSPFQDVWPVTLRPKGLGRTRGLGSGGYRLCLGSGALSLLRKPRGRGSRDNRALPPPALRLPLLSVRRCGHADSFFFLELGRSAPTGPGELWLQAPDAVVAQNIHETVLAAMKRLGSGGVGARAEPLPRDCPTSASRLSVPQPYETSVSAAQSSSLSRRGCLGERIKQATLGTPARLGAAALHSKALDPGGSYINMGAGSDYEPMGGGAAGGYTVMASPGLCPATPAPGQPLQDWGDTEYVPMNRFPPGSFSLSSLHHSYKSGAGKPGPGLRSAHRSAGGSWGLPRAQPCSLSPSELAGKHVYTEYAAPNCVGIASAGPEPPDGHLNYVDLDLVPPLEARGDVPGVRKLLPHSYARIEF, translated from the exons ATGAAGCCCGCAGGCGGCAGCCCCACGGAAAGCCCAGGGTCCAAGTGCGCCGACGTGTCCCTCGGCTCTCCGCTGCCCTGGGCCTACCCGGCCGACGTGCGACTCTGCGGCCACCTGCGAAAGCAGAAGTCCCAGCGCCGCCGCTTCTTCGCCCTGCGCACCGACCCCCCGCGCCTCGAGTGTTATGAGAGCGAGAAGCAGTTCCGCGGTGGCCAAGCGCGGCCCCAGCGCAGCGTGAGCCTGGTGGGCGCGTGCACCATCAGCAAGCGCGCGGACGCGCGCCAGCGCCACCTGATCGTCCTGTACACGCGCGACAGCAGCCTGGGCGTGGCGGCGGCCAGCGAAGCGGAGCAGCAGGCGTGGTACTGCGCCCTGCTCGAGGTGCGCGCCGCGGCTG GACCCAGCTCCTACGAGGACCCTGGGACCTGGATCCTCTCTCCGTTCCAGGACGTCTGGCCCGTGACGCTGCGGCCCAAAGGGCTGGGGCGGACCCGAGGCCTGGGCAGCGGCGGCTACCGCTTGTGCCTGGGTTCGGGGGCTCTGAGTCTGCTGCGGaagcccaggggcaggggctcccGGGATAACCGGGCATTGCCGCCGCCCGCCCTGCGCCTGCCCCTGCTCAGCGTGCGCCGCTGCGGCCACGCagactctttcttcttcctggagCTCGGCCGCTCGGCACCCACGGGTCCCGGGGAGCTGTGGTTGCAGGCGCCCGACGCTGTGGTGGCCCAAAACATTCACGAGACCGTCCTGGCCGCCATGAAGCGACTCGGGAGCGGTGGGGTCGGTGCCAGGGCCGAACCACTGCCCAGGGATTGTCCAACGAGCGCCTCCAGACTCTCAGTCCCCCAACCTTATGAGACCTCGGTCTCCGCGGCCCAATCAAGCAGCCTGAGCCGTCGGGGgtgcctgggtgagaggatcaaGCAAGCAACCCTTGGGACCCCCGCGAGGCTAGGGGCGGCAGCCTTGCACTCTAAGGCGCTGGATCCGGGGGGGAGCTACATAAACATGGGAGCCGGGAGTGACTACGAGCCCATGGGGGGCGGCGCAGCGGGCGGCTACACGGTGATGGCGTCCCCAGGCCTTTGTCCGGCCACTCCTGCTCCTGGCCAACCTCTCCAGGACTGGGGGGACACCGAATACGTGCCCATGAACCGCTTTCCGCCAGGGTCCTTTTCCTTGAGCTCGCTGCACCACTCCTACAAGTCCGGAGCTGGGAAGCCTGGACCCGGGCTCCGGAGCGCCCATCGCAGCgctgggggcagctggggacTGCCAAGGGCTCAGCCCTGTTCCCTGTCGCCGTCCGAGCTGGCCGGGAAGCACGTGTACACCGAGTACGCGGCCCCAAACTGCGTAGGAATAGCTTCTGCCGGGCCAGAGCCCCCAGACGGCCATCTCAACTACGTCGACTTGGACCTGGTCCCTCCTCTGGAGGCGCGCGGCGACGTCCCCGGGGTCCGCAAGCTCCTCCCGCACAGCTACGCGCGCATCGAGTTCTAG
- the SAP25 gene encoding histone deacetylase complex subunit SAP25, whose translation MIWEVAPSRMTLLAPWDPNYQAKTGARLVWGASCGSGASFSGRTLCHPSFWPLYEAASGGGVRPRTPRTPATGHQNGERVPQDAGLPVMCREDVFLSDPLLPCGQRVPLYLSEAPQQVRALELASFQPPPWGPGRKASLLSPQVMGSLKLLLPPPVMSPWVLPSPSPRCSTAWLSGPELIALTGLLQMSQGEPRPSSSVAPTAPAGPPEPLSDEPGPSGGPSSSHCTDPSLPQTPDTHCP comes from the exons atGATCTGGGAGGTGGCCCCCTCAAGGATGACTCTGCTGGCGCCCTGGGACCCCAACTACCAGGCTAAAACAGGAGCTCGGCTGGTGTGG GGGGCCAGCTGTGGGTCAGGTGCCTCCTTCTCAGGCCGGACGCTGTGTCATCCCTCCTTCTGGCCGCTGTATGAGGCAGCCTCGGGCGGGGGTGTCAGGCCCAGGACCCCCAGGACCCCTGCAACAGGGCATCAGAATGGAGAGCGAGTGCCACAGGATGCAG GGCTCCCAGTGATGTGCCGAGAAGATGTCTTTTTGTCGGACCCTTTGTTGCCCTGTGGGCAGCGTGTTCCCTTGTACCTGTCCGAGGCCCCGCAACAGGTGAGAGCTCTTGAGCTCGCCTCattccagcctcctccctgggggCCTGGCAGGAAagcttccctcctctctcctcaggTGATGGGCTCCCTGAAGCTGCTGCTCCCACCCCCGGTCATGTCCCCCTgggtcctccccagcccctctccacgCTGCTCCACTGCCTGGCTCAGCGGGCCCGAGCTGATCGCCCTCACTGGCCTCCTGCAGATGAGCCAGGGGGAGCCGAGACCCAGCTCCTCAGTGGCTCCCACAGCCCCAGCTGGGCCCCCAGAACCCCTGTCTGATGAGCCAGGCCCCAGTGGTGGCCCTAGCTCTTCTCACTGCACTGACCCCTCTCTCCCACAGACCCCAGACACACATTGTCCCTAA